Genomic window (Candidatus Poribacteria bacterium):
GATATACGGCGAGTGATGTTATTTACCAATTGATCTGATCGACCCGCAAGGTATCATTAAAAAATTAAAAATAGAGGGTTGCTGTCAGGTTTCGTCTGCCACCGCTGTTCCGGAATTCGCACAAGTATATCCCCTGCCAAATACCTAAATTGAGGCGATGGTTAGTAATAGGGACAGAGACAGTAAAACCGACAAGCGATGCCTTGATATGTGCAGGCATATCGTCATCACCTTCTATGGTATGTTTATAGAACGGTTCGCGTTCTTTGACGAGACGGTCAAAGCTGTTGGCAAAATCTTCGCGGACTGTCGGATCGTCGTTTTCGTTGATAGTCAATCCTGCTGAGGTGTGCTTGATGAACAGGTGCAGGATACCTTCTTTCGGCAATTCACCGAGCGATTTCATAATTTCATCTGTGACAAGGTGGAAACCGCG
Coding sequences:
- a CDS encoding YjbQ family protein, with the protein product MIQQIEITLPEYSRGFHLVTDEIMKSLGELPKEGILHLFIKHTSAGLTINENDDPTVREDFANSFDRLVKEREPFYKHTIEGDDDMPAHIKASLVGFTVSVPITNHRLNLGIWQGIYLCEFRNSGGRRNLTATLYF